The Pan troglodytes isolate AG18354 chromosome 15, NHGRI_mPanTro3-v2.0_pri, whole genome shotgun sequence genomic sequence TTGCATGCACCCTTCAGCATTACACTGTCAGTTGTCAGTCGCTCTTCTTACCTTGAAGCAGCCGCACCGGGCACCCCAAGGCTCTGCAATCGTTTTAGGACCTCAGGCACCTCTGGGTACAGTCGGACGTCTTGGCCCCGCCTATCTCGTACAGTTCCATCACTGGAGAGGGCAAGAGTGCGCTCAGCCCTGGCTGGGTCCTATCTCGCCCCAGTCTTCCCTGTCCCTACCTCACCTGCTCTTATGGAACGGAGGGTCTACGTGTGTGTCGACCCAGAAAGGCCAGAGAGTGTAATCTgcgagaggaaggagagggaaggttCAGCCTGGGGCGGGAGACGCAGGGATTCGGGAGCTGCTGTTAGGGATGTGGAAAAGGAGAGCACCTTACGAAATTCTCCCCTTCCCGTCCCTCACCCAAATCAAAGACTGCCAGCTTCGGTAGCCGCGCCATGACCCGCACCGCAGGCTGCGCGCAGCAGAGGTGGGGCTTCACCCAGGGCCTTAGAGAGTGCGGAACCTCCGGCAGCTAAGGCAGCCACCCTGCCTGCCATAGACAAATGGCGACTAGAGCGTCGCCACTCGGGGCGTCATCAGCCTGGAGATGGCGCAAGAGTGCCATCTGATGCTGGGCGGGGAAGAGGATTGCAGCGAGGTACCAACACGACCACACATGCAACCACAGCAGTCAAGTCTTTCCAAGGCATTGGCCACGGGCATCCTCCCTGCTTCTCCACTCCACCCAGCCTTGCCCGATTCTATTATACTAAGAagccagggaagaaggaaagcctTTTCTTCTAGCACCTGCCTCTTCTTGAGACCCAAGTGATACATCACAGCTTGTCACTCAATCTTTCTGCATTATCAACCTCCTGACAGTGTAGAACCCAAAGTCCTCAGTAATATTCCAGCCATAGAGTGCAGTGTCAGCCAAACCCTTGAAGGCGTTCTCCAACCAGGCCTAAATGTCCAGTACAGCCACAGTCAAGAGAGAATTCACTCTCCAAAGGTTTCACCATCCATGTCAGTACTACACTGGTAGATGTTTAACAACCAGTTTGTGGGGAGGAACTGATCTGTAGTGTTTGCTAGTTTCTGTAAATAATCctaccatggccaatttcaagctaccaacatgaAGTCACTTAATAGAGTTGGAAAAAGGTGCCAATAATTGGCTCTCATTAGCCACTAGGAACTGGTTCCAACACACCACTAAGTAGGTTTTCCTAGAGTCTGATAATCCCCGTAAGAGCACCATTCCTTCCACTGTCCGATTCCTTCAGCCTGCTATAACTGAGTGAGCATTAGGTCCATTTTTATTTCAGTCAACTTGTGCAACAGAAGAAAGATTCCAGGAGGCCAGGAAATATTTTATTGACAACCAGGGACACAGTCATAAGAGAGGGAAGCACACAGGACTGCAAACTAACACCCAGTAGCCAGCAAGGGCCCTCTGGGCCAGGAATACTGAATCCTGGGATCCTCACAGTCTCCCACCAGTAGACATACATTACTGGGCATCCAGGAGGGGGCAGTGGCTATGGTGTCCCAGAGAGTGAGAGGATATATGATGCCTCATTATGAGCGACAGGGTAAAGAGGTAAAATGGAGGGTCCATCACTGCCTAAGACCACCTCCTCCTCTCAGAGCCAACACCAGGTGAAGGACTGAACCACCTAAAATCTTGTAATCAGCTGCTGTCTTCTCATCATTCCTGCAGGAAaaggaagccagaaaaaaaagaaaaagaagacttaggagttttttgttgttgttgttgttgtttttgacagagtctcgctctgtcatctaggctggagtacagtggcacgatctcagctcactgcaacttccacctcctgggttcaagcaattctcctgcttcagcctcccgagtagctgggattacaagcgcccaccaccacgcccagctaatttttgtatttttagtaaagatggggtttcaccatgttggccaggctggtctcgaactcctgacctcaggtgatccacccccttcagcctcccaaagtgctgggattacaggcgtgagccactgcgcccagccagaacagGAGTTCTTGAGTTTCCTGGATCTCTTTGGGGGTCTGTGaacttgaatgagaaaaaaaatcccatctttaTTTTTACTAACCCCCAACTgaaatttaacatttcttctaACTTTAAACATAGCCCAAAAACCACAGTAGTATTAGCAATATAGGTAACTTGTTAACAATAGCAATTAACTATTTTCTATCATAATCATTTATAGGtatcttgaaaatatttcaaaattatggtCATATTAGACCTACCATTAGATCTTATGCATTaataaaaaagtacatatattaCTATATCACAAAtttgttttagtattttaataaCTATTTCAATATAGTTTTCCTTtaattctatatattttgttttatgccTGAAAAAATCTTATTCTGAGAAGGGGCTTAGAGGCTTCACCAGATTGCCAAAGAGTCTAAGGCACCAAAAACAAGAGGCACCCCTGATCCACCTCAGTACGTGCCCCCTCTCATCTTCTCATCTTCACATAAGATCGCCATGCTGTCATTCTCACTCCAAACTCACATCTGTTTGCCACTGTAGATGAGCCTCTGCTGTTGTGgggggattccctctttctcctccacaCGCTCCTTGATTCGCTCCACCTTTAGAGAGACAAGTAGTCAGGGGCTGCTGCTCAGGGGTAGGACCATGGAAACGGAAAGAACAAGGGCTATGCAGACAGCATGAGAGCAAAAGGACCAAGTTCATAAGCATATGCAAACAAATACACATGGCAAGAAGTACATGAAGAGGAGTTGGGCATGCATCACCTTGTCTGTAGGTTCAATGTCAATCTCAATCTCCTTTCCGGTCAGCGTCTGAAACAGGCAATGGTTTCATGAGTCCTTAAAGCCCAATGTACAATTTGTCTTCTAGGTAAAACATCCTATGTTGGTCTTTGGGATCTACTGCCTTCTAAAAGATGCATATTCTCAGCAGCACTGCTTTGGAGAATGAGAAGGCTTTGAACATACcttcatttatcaaatatttttaggCTGTAAACAACTTTGATAGGGCAAGATTCTTTGAACCATCTGATCCTCTTAATTCCATGAGTCATCTTCCAAAATCAGTCCCCCAAAATCAGTGAGAATACTGGCATTATTTTAGATGATATGGCAATgaaaggatttatttatttatttttgagatggagtttcgctcttgttgaccaggctggagtgcaatggcacgatctcggctcactgcaacttctgcctcccaggttcaagcaattctcctgcctcagcctcccacgtagctgggattacaggcatgcgctaccaggcctggctaattttgtatttttagtagagacaggatttctccatgttgatcaggctggtctcaaactcccaacctcaggtgatccacccacctcagcctcccaaagtgctgggattacaggggtaagccactgcacccagcctgaaagaTATCTTAAAAAAAGTCAGAAGGACCTTGTTCTAAATATCAATGCTAGAAATTAATATTCAGATAATTTGAAGAATTCTCAAGGACACCAGAAATCATctcagcagtttttaaaaaaatgctagaattggctgggcatggtggctcacacctgcaatcccaacaccttgggagactgaggcgggaggatcacttgagcctaggagttccagaccagcctggacaacacagcgaaaccctgtctcaaccaaaacaacaacaacaacaacaacaacaacaacaattagctgagtacagtggtgcatgcctgtagtaccagctatttgggaggctgaggtgggaggatcgcttgagtccagaaatTAGAGGCAGCAGCAGtaagccacgattgtgccactgtactccagcctgggcaacaccctcgcaaaaaaaaaaaaaaaaaaaaaaagtaaaagaaaaaagagaaaagaagacaagGAGTCAACATTACATCTCCCATATCTTTCCAGACTTCTACCTAAATCCTAAATTGCAGCTCGTCTTCTTCCATAAGTTAAGGGCTGGTGATATCCAAATACAATAATTATACTGATTATGCAGTCATAAATGTTGTGTCTTCTCCCATCTGTCCTTGCTCTTAATAGCTCTATCTGTATTAGTCTACAGTGATCCAGGCCACAAACACACCATGCTCATTCTAATTTATGGGCATTTCTTTGCTTCCGTTATTTTCCTTGTTGCAATATCCTCCCCTTCTTCTCCAAACTTCAAGACCCCTTAAATGTAAGATCTcctcctggccgggcacagtggctcatgcctgtaatcccagcactttgggaagctgaggtgggtagattacctgaggttgggagttcaagaccagcctggccaacatggagaaagccttctctattaaaaaatacaaaattagccaggcgtggtggcgcatgcctgtaatcccaactactcaggaggctcaggcaggagaatcgcttgaacccaggaggcagaagttgcggtgagctgagatcgtgccattgcactccagcaatgTATAAAACCTCCTGTATGATGTGTAGACCTGTTCCCAGTGTACTTTATTAATACTTTCAATATTAATATACCAATTACAGCTAGTTGTTTAAGTGTTAAACTTTCCTAGTGTTTGACACACAAGCAGTCAATGAATATTTTTGAAGGGCTAAATATACTGATGATCATATTATAAtcacagctaacatttactgaaaactatttttttccttttatttttttaagagacagggtctcactgtatcacgcaggctggagttcagtggtgtgatcctggctcactgcagccttgacctcctgggttcaaacaaccctcccacctcagcctcctaagtagcaaggactacagggtgtgtgcaccaccacactcagctatttttaagatttttttgtagagacgagttctatgttgctcaggctggtttcaaactcatgggctcaagtgatcctcctgcctcggcctcccaaagagctgggattacaggcatgagccaccttgcccagccattGAACACTTTCTAAGGGTCAGTAACTATGATCAGCATCTTACGTGCATCACATTTAATCCTCCCAGTATTTATGAGATATGGACtattactatttccattttatagatgagaaaaataagccTTAGGTTAAAAACACATCTACGCAATCAAAAGTAGAGAGTGGATCCAGATTCCCTGGTCCCAGAGCCTGTGCTTTTATTTCTGTACTCCCTCCTACCTGAGTCTGGCTGGTCTAGTATTGGGACCCAATGTACACTCCTATAGTAGCTCACAAAATAACATATGGTTTCTCCTTATGGTATTCACATAGAACAGCATGAAACAAGAACTCAGAAAATTTCCCAACAAGGAGAATGATTTAGTACTAGTATGTTTCCAAAAATACAAGAACAATTCCTTTGGATTAACCTGTTTGgatatgaaagaataaattacaGCAGTGATTCTCAAGCTTCTACCCTAACCTATGCTGGTCTGTGTGAAAATTTTCAGCAGCCTATGGTAAAATGAGAAAAGCAGTGTTAAAAGTGAAATTTTCATGAAACTAAATATATTCAGGTGTTAATGTCCTTTTAGAGAATGGTGGTGACAATTTGTGGtaactttaaaaagacaaaataaaaagtttgtaaTTCTGTGTTGTCCAcaaattatttcactttcttttctttttttttttttttgagacggggtctcagtcTCACccggatggagtgcaatggcgcaatcatggctcactgcagcctcgacatactgggctcaggtgatccccacctcagcctcttgagtagctggcaccacaggcgggcaccaccacgcctgactacattttgtatttttagtagagatggggttttgccatgttgcccaggctggtctcgaactcctgacctcaagtgatccacctgcctcagcctcccatagtgctgggattataggcgtgagccaccgtgcctggccgataatacaaatttttatttatttatttattttgagatggagttttactcttgctgcccaggctggagtgcaacggcacaatctcagctcaccctgcaacctctgcctcccaggttcaagcaattctcctatctcagcctcccaagtagctgggactacaggcatgcaccaccacacctggctaattttgtatttttagtagagaagggtttctccatgttggtcaggctggtcttgaactcccgacctcaggtgatctgcctgcctcggcctcccaaagtgctgggattatagatgtgggccaccgcacccgaccacaAATTTTTAAAGAGTGAAAAAAGATTCTCAGAGAAGACCTAGAGCTGCTCTCCCAAGAGCAAAATGCTTGgacc encodes the following:
- the NEDD8 gene encoding NEDD8, producing MLIKVKTLTGKEIEIDIEPTDKVERIKERVEEKEGIPPQQQRLIYSGKQMNDEKTAADYKILGGSVLHLVLALRGGGGLRQ
- the MDP1 gene encoding magnesium-dependent phosphatase 1 isoform X2, with translation MARLPKLAVFDLDYTLWPFWVDTHVDPPFHKSSDGTVRDRRGQDVRLYPEVPEVLKRLQSLGVPGAAASRTSEIEGANQLLELFDLFRYFVHREIYPGSKITHFERLQQKTGIPFSQMIFFDDERRNIVDVSKLGTE
- the MDP1 gene encoding magnesium-dependent phosphatase 1 isoform X3, which codes for MARLPKLAVFDLDYTLWPFWVDTHVDPPFHKSSDGTVRDRRGQDVRLYPEVPEVLKRLQSLGVPGAAASRTSEIEGANQLLELFDLFRCYLHSHPEWNESSNSKSRVRDICEGPNWALRSSLEESPFEA